The Anoplopoma fimbria isolate UVic2021 breed Golden Eagle Sablefish chromosome 5, Afim_UVic_2022, whole genome shotgun sequence genome contains a region encoding:
- the LOC129091693 gene encoding WD repeat-containing protein 49 yields the protein MWFLNPSKGLFKNLANKENDPQRIFFPDLGEHSNMVSYRHIPNIHQEPINRVMFEPGANVIMTSSESDTTSVVFMNVTLKQEPYIWKFKQGAKCFDYDASLQLMVTGGCDRAVRLWTRFVTTRPVATLLGHRTTVLDVAIYQPVGQIFSYSRDAELKVWDISSHHCLKTVCLQFPCQQPGRIPEHGNFPFLLLSPPLPEQTQSHLVVGCKDYLALLNLAETRRGGGGWLTDGGREPGPNNQSGPALSCVLYNSSLRQVVTGHADSSVSLWDVETGRRRLQILNAHGEDELTCMTLDSSHRRLITGARNGTIKVWNLLNGLNLHKLEPVTNSEVTGLTCLHDNQLLSVGWSQRVVQYDIAAAKDLYVRADMSWKSSGVHKSDILAVCQCASLGVVATASHDGEVIVWRLETQGPVLHLQRPTQGGVLTPVDSLLFLQHRAGNRKLRNRGVLVSSQAGCLSFWSITGQTHTYGQFYAPEQPGERVLSLSSDQLKNTTLVTGDTTGCLQIWDICHYALDIQQETVCERPPLLQCWKAHERALVSVEVLEVADRSFVLTASAYGSAGLWTKDGDHVGSFGHEMMWIISEPATYQR from the exons ATGTGGTTCCTGAATCCATCTAAAGGTCTTTTCAAGAATCTGGCCAACAAAGAGAACGATCCACAGAGGATCTTTTTCCCA GACCTTGGTGAACACAGCAACATGGTCTCCTACCGTCACATCCCAAACATCCACCAGGAACCAATCAACAGAGTGATGTTTGAGCCCGGCGCCAAcgtcatcatgacatcatcagaaaGTGACACCACCTCTGTGGTCTTTATGAATGTGACACTGAAGCAGGAGCCTTACATTTGGAAATTCAAGCAG GGGGCTAAATGTTTTGACTACGATGCGTCTCTGCAGTTGATGGTTACTGGAGGTTGTGACCGAGCAGTCAGACTATGGACTCGATTTGTGACCACACGTCCCGTAGCTACGCTGCTGGGTCACCGCACCACTGTGTTGGATGTTGCAATCTACCAACCTGTTGGGCAGATCTTCAGCTATTCCAGAGATGCT GAGCTGAAGGTTTGGGACATTTCCAGCCATCACTGTCTGAAAACCGTCTGCCTGCAGTTCCCCTGCCAGCAGCCGGGTCGAATCCCAGAACACGGCAACTTCCCCTTCCTGTTGCTGAGCCCTCCTCTTCCTGAGCAGACCCAGTCTCATTTGGTGGTGGGATGCAAAGATTACCTGGCACTGCTCAACCTGGCTGAAACGAGAAGAGGAGGGGGCGGATGGTTGACTGACGGAGGAAGGGAACCTGGACCAAACAACCAAAGTGGTCCTGCCCTCTCCTGTGTTCTGTACAACTCTTCTCTGAGACAGGTGGTGACTGGACATGCCGACtcatctgtgtctctgtgggaCGTGGAGACGGGTAGGAGGAGGCTTCAGATCCTAAACGCTCATGGAGAAGATGAGCTCACCTGCATGACACTTGACTCCTCCCACAGAAGACTTATTACTGGAGCTCGCAATGGCACTATAAAG GTGTGGAACTTACTAAATGGCCTTAACTTGCACAAATTGGAGCCCGTCACCAACTCCGAGGTCACCGGGTTGAcctgtctccatgacaaccagCTGCTGTCGGTTGGATGGAGCCAGCGGGTCGTTCAGTACGACATTGCAGCCGCCAAG GATTTGTATGTAAGAGCAGACATGTCGTGGAAGTCAAGCGGCGTCCACAAGTCGGACATCCTAGCTGTGTGTCAGTGCGCTTCTCTGGGGGTCGTTGCCACGGCGAGCCACGACGGAGAGGTCATTGTATGGAGGCTGGAGACGCAAGGACCAGTGCTTCACCTTCAGAGACCGACACAGGGAGG AGTTCTGACCCCTGTGGACAGCCTCTTGTTTCTGCAGCATCGGGCTGGCAACAGAAAGTTGAGGAACAGAGGTGTCCTGGTCTCGTCGCAGGCCGGCTGTCTCTCCTTTTGGAGCATCACTGGACAGACGCACACTTATG GTCAGTTCTATGCTCCTGAGCAACCAGGTGAGCGAGTACTGAGTCTGAGCTCAGATCAGCTTAAAAATACCACCCTGGTCACTGGAGACACAACGGGCTGTCTTCAGATCTGGGACATCTGTCACTACGCACTGGACATCCAACAGGAG ACAGTTTGTGAGCGGCCTCCTCTTCTGCAGTGTTGGAAGGCTCATGAGAGAGCATTAGTAAGCGTGGAAGTCCTTGAAGTGGCTGACCGATCGTTCGTCCTCACAGCCTCAGCTTACGGCTCTGCTGGACTTTGGACAAAAGACGGGGACCATGTGGGTTCTTTCGGGCATGAGATGATGTGGATTATTAGTGAGCCAGCTACTTATCAGAGGTGA
- the LOC129091775 gene encoding uncharacterized protein LOC129091775: protein MDTLRNNRNPWGLYETEIPHSRFCDPACGVSPAEKLTPEHLQLLRNAFTCPKAGPLIHEFRPKGRSGRNRGNEGMKFAEFREVLRSVIGPDVEDTWVERFFGEVDISCTGQVKWQQLCSYLLLEYTERDRASIPRAALLDSRPQIRHCSHNKREPTVRVVAVSHPPPLRYISVSKGGQITVWNSSLHILKTLGLAGDPTEEVANTRRFRGWTTDAVSMGNVHKVAIATDCRDLHFVNVSTGNGFEVSRLRFVTGMMLR from the exons ATGGACACTTtaagaaacaacagaaatccTTGGGGGCTTTATGAGACGGAAATACCACACAGCAGGTTTTG TGATCCGGCCTGTGGAGTCAGTCCTGCAGAAAAACTGACCCCCGAGCACCTGCAGCTCCTGAGAAATGCATTTACTTGTCCAAAAGCTGGACCACTGATCCATGAATTCAGGCCAAAAGGAAGGAGTGGAAGGAACAGAGGAAATGAAGGAATGAAGTTCGCAGAGTTTCGGGAGGTTTTGAGGTCTGTGATTGGTCCAGATGTTGAAGACACATGGGTCGAAAGGTTCTTTGGTGAG GTGGACATCAGCTGTACCGGCCAGGTAAAGTGGCAGCAGCTTTGTTCCTACCTGCTTCTGGAGTACACCGAGAGAGATCGGGCCTCCATCCCCAGAGCAGCTCTCCTGGACTCCAGGCCGCAGATCAGACACTGCTCTCACAACAAG CGGGAGCCAACAGTGCGTGTAGTTGCTGTCTCTCACCCTCCTCCACTTCGCTATATTAGTGTCAGTAAGGGAGGTCAGATCACTGTCTGGAACAGCAGCCTACACATCCTCAAAACTCTAGGG CTTGCCGGAGACCCAACGGAGGAAGTGGCCAACACGAGGAGGTTCAGAGGCTGGACCACTGATGCTGTCTCTATGGGCAACGTCCACAAGGTTGCCATAGCAACCGACTGCAGGGACTTGCACTTTGTCAATGTCTCCACGGGCAAT GGTTTCGAAGTGTCCCGACTGCGCTTTGTTACTGGTATGATGCTCAGGTAG